One Solanum pennellii chromosome 9, SPENNV200 DNA segment encodes these proteins:
- the LOC107029386 gene encoding auxin-induced in root cultures protein 12: MASHFVNLFFTFLLVLLFHISPSTSLTCSSQTFSSNTRFTNCTDLPSLKSFLHWTFDPAKSTLSVAFLASPASPDGWIAWGINPVAPAMIGTQSLIAFKDSKGVMTVKTYNLTSYKSITESKLMYNVVDSKAESADGMMKIFATLELPANTKTVNQVWQVGSAVTDGRPAIHKFEPDNLKSKGILDLATSADNKTNATSSSASAGQSGNETGGSSTILKTGTNFFAFLFFIGVLLLQL; encoded by the coding sequence ATGGCATCTCATTTTGTTAACCTTTTCTTCACCTTTTTACTTGTTCTTCTCTTCCATATCTCCCCTTCCACATCTCTCACATGTTCTTCTCAAACTTTCTCATCCAACACTCGTTTCACCAATTGCACTGATCTACCTTCTCTCAAATCTTTCCTTCATTGGACATTTGATCCGGCTAAATCCACTCTTTCTGTCGCTTTCCTCGCATCTCCAGCTTCACCTGATGGCTGGATTGCTTGGGGAATTAACCCCGTTGCACCAGCTATGATTGGAACACAATCACTTATTGCATTCAAAGATTCTAAAGGGGTTATGACTGTTAAGACTTACAATCTTACTTCTTATAAATCAATAACAGAGTCTAAACTTATGTACAATGTTGTCGATTCAAAAGCAGAGTCAGCTGATGGGATGATGAAAATCTTTGCTACTCTAGAGTTGCCGGCCAATACGAAGACAGTGAATCAGGTATGGCAGGTTGGATCAGCGGTGACTGATGGAAGGCCCGCGATACATAAGTTTGAACCTGATAATTTGAAATCTAAAGGGATTTTAGATTTGGCTACTTCGGCTGATAATAAAACAAATGCTACTTCTTCTTCTGCTAGTGCTGGACAAAGTGGAAATGAAACTGGAGGATCTTCAACAATTTTGAAAACTGGAACTaatttttttgcctttttgttCTTCATTGGGGTTTTGCTTTTGCAGCTTTAA